One Deltaproteobacteria bacterium DNA window includes the following coding sequences:
- the tsaE gene encoding tRNA (adenosine(37)-N6)-threonylcarbamoyltransferase complex ATPase subunit type 1 TsaE: MNKPGDPRRNFRITGLGDLERFARCLAAVLQPGDVILLSGDLGAGKTTLTKKIARELGVDENEVSSPSFTLVNVYEEGRIPLVHADLYRLGPGADLSEIGLKDAIGEEAILVVEWAEYGQGAFGADALEILLEWVDEERRDLTLRPMGTSWEERVHSIELCMGSWRGN, encoded by the coding sequence GTGAATAAGCCCGGCGATCCGAGACGGAACTTCCGCATCACAGGTCTCGGAGACCTTGAAAGGTTCGCCCGATGCCTTGCCGCCGTCCTCCAACCCGGAGATGTCATCCTTCTCTCCGGAGATTTGGGGGCTGGCAAGACCACGCTTACGAAAAAGATCGCACGCGAGCTTGGCGTGGATGAGAACGAGGTCTCGAGTCCCTCCTTTACCCTTGTCAATGTCTATGAAGAGGGGCGCATTCCCCTGGTTCACGCGGATCTATACCGCCTCGGTCCCGGGGCTGATCTCTCAGAGATCGGGCTAAAGGACGCCATCGGAGAAGAGGCCATCCTCGTCGTGGAATGGGCCGAATACGGACAAGGGGCCTTTGGCGCCGATGCCCTCGAAATCCTTCTCGAATGGGTGGACGAGGAGCGCAGGGATCTCACACTGAGGCCCATGGGCACCTCCTGGGAGGAAAGGGTCCATTCCATCGAGCTATGTATGGGGTCTTGGCGGGGCAACTGA